The following are encoded together in the Rhizobium tumorigenes genome:
- a CDS encoding NAD(P)-dependent alcohol dehydrogenase: MTKMRALVLERQHELALRDIDMPQEVGAGQVKIKIHTVGVCGSDVHYYTHGRIGGFIVNAPMVLGHEAAGTVVEIGAGVAHLKIGDRVCMEPGIPDANSRASRLGMYNVDPAVVFWATPPIHGVLTPYVVHPANYTFKLPDNVSFAEGAMVEPFAVGMQAASKARIAPGDTAVVLGAGPIGTMVALAALAGGCSRVIVADLAQPKLDIAAQYQGIIPVNIRETKLLDALNLLTDGWGADVVFECSGSPKAWETIMELPRPGGAIVAVGLPVAPVAIDVSIATTKEVRIETVFRYAHQYDRAIALIGSGRVDLKPLISETFGFEQSIEAFERAAEGRPSDVKLQIVMEQ; encoded by the coding sequence ATGACGAAGATGCGTGCGCTGGTTCTCGAGCGCCAGCACGAACTGGCCTTGCGCGACATAGACATGCCGCAGGAAGTCGGTGCCGGACAGGTGAAGATCAAGATCCACACGGTCGGCGTCTGCGGCTCCGATGTCCACTATTACACCCACGGTCGGATTGGCGGCTTCATCGTCAATGCACCGATGGTGCTGGGCCACGAGGCCGCCGGCACGGTGGTCGAGATCGGCGCCGGCGTAGCCCACCTGAAGATCGGCGATCGCGTCTGCATGGAACCCGGTATCCCCGATGCCAATTCCCGCGCCAGCCGGCTTGGCATGTATAATGTCGATCCCGCCGTCGTCTTCTGGGCGACCCCGCCGATCCATGGCGTTCTAACGCCCTATGTGGTTCACCCGGCCAATTATACCTTCAAGCTTCCCGACAATGTCTCGTTTGCCGAAGGTGCCATGGTCGAACCATTCGCCGTCGGCATGCAGGCGGCAAGCAAGGCGCGAATCGCGCCTGGCGATACCGCCGTCGTGCTCGGCGCCGGACCGATCGGGACAATGGTGGCGCTTGCAGCGCTTGCCGGCGGCTGCTCACGCGTCATCGTCGCCGATCTCGCCCAGCCGAAGCTCGATATTGCCGCGCAGTATCAGGGGATTATTCCTGTCAACATCCGCGAGACGAAGCTGCTCGACGCGTTGAACCTGTTGACGGACGGCTGGGGAGCGGATGTCGTGTTCGAATGCTCCGGCTCGCCGAAGGCTTGGGAGACGATCATGGAACTGCCACGTCCGGGCGGCGCCATCGTTGCCGTCGGCCTGCCGGTTGCGCCTGTTGCCATCGACGTCTCGATCGCCACCACCAAGGAGGTGCGGATCGAGACAGTGTTCCGCTATGCGCATCAGTACGACCGTGCCATCGCCCTGATCGGCTCCGGACGCGTGGACCTGAAACCGCTGATTTCAGAGACTTTCGGCTTCGAACAATCCATAGAGGCGTTCGAGCGCGCCGCAGAAGGCCGGCCCAGCGACGTCAAGCTGCAGATCGTCATGGAGCAGTAG
- a CDS encoding OsmC family protein, whose translation MKITRTGSAHWAGGIKDGKGEISTQSGALKEHPYGYASRFEGVAGTNPEELIGAAHAGCFTMALSGILDGAGLKATSMQTTAKVTLESVEGGFGITGIALTLVASVPGTDEAKFKELAEQAKAGCPVSKALAAVPMTLDVQFS comes from the coding sequence ATGAAGATCACACGCACGGGCTCGGCCCATTGGGCTGGCGGAATCAAGGACGGAAAAGGCGAGATCAGCACCCAGAGTGGCGCGCTGAAGGAGCACCCTTACGGATACGCCAGCCGTTTCGAAGGCGTTGCCGGCACCAATCCGGAAGAACTGATCGGCGCTGCCCATGCCGGCTGCTTCACAATGGCTCTCTCCGGCATTCTCGATGGCGCCGGCCTGAAGGCGACCAGCATGCAGACAACTGCCAAGGTCACCCTCGAGAGCGTCGAAGGCGGCTTCGGCATTACCGGTATCGCCCTGACGCTGGTTGCCAGCGTGCCCGGCACAGACGAGGCCAAGTTCAAGGAACTGGCTGAACAGGCGAAGGCCGGTTGCCCTGTATCCAAGGCGCTTGCCGCCGTGCCAATGACGCTCGACGTGCAGTTCTCTTAA
- a CDS encoding helix-turn-helix domain-containing protein, which translates to MSNPIHDTPSAPLADVGTRIRITRGSFGYSVDDLAETVGLTVDEIVAIEAGTDTDPLKIKRIASALKIDLPDA; encoded by the coding sequence ATGTCCAACCCCATCCATGACACACCGTCCGCCCCGCTCGCGGATGTCGGAACCCGCATCCGCATCACGCGCGGCTCATTCGGCTACAGCGTCGACGATCTGGCCGAGACAGTTGGACTGACAGTTGACGAAATCGTCGCCATAGAGGCCGGCACCGACACTGATCCGCTCAAAATCAAGCGAATTGCATCTGCCCTGAAGATCGACTTGCCGGACGCCTGA
- a CDS encoding ABC transporter substrate-binding protein, with product MKKTLLSVTTALGLIAAAGIANAADCKITVGLVMELTGPAGEYGQAGAKSVEMAFRDLNAAGGVRGCDLVTDTRDSQSQGNVAVDAATQLVQVKKVPVIIGGIISSVSIPILTSVTAPAKVVQISPASSSPTLTALGRDGKTNGIFFRTITSDALQGVAAAKYAVDKGFKKLAIIHVNSDFGVNMSAEFSRAYKALGGTIISDTPYNEKQSSYASEVTAAMSGTPDGLYLISTPVDGATIARTWVSQGGVQKFLLNDGMNSPDFIESVGADYLKEAYGTSSGTSPTASTDYFMKNYKDFSGIEPSNPAADRSYDAGAIAGLAIAIAGSEDPAKIKDAIYKTVDPSGTPIYAGKEEFTKALALIKDGKPIRYEGVIGPVAFDKYGDITGPFRLWKIADGKVATDGEMSTDDVNKLQATLNK from the coding sequence ATGAAAAAGACGCTTCTTTCCGTAACCACAGCGCTCGGCCTGATCGCGGCCGCGGGCATTGCCAATGCTGCCGATTGCAAGATTACCGTCGGCCTCGTCATGGAACTGACCGGTCCTGCCGGCGAATACGGCCAGGCCGGCGCCAAGTCGGTCGAGATGGCTTTCCGCGACCTCAATGCTGCCGGCGGCGTGCGCGGCTGCGACCTCGTCACCGATACCCGCGACAGCCAGAGCCAAGGCAATGTCGCTGTCGATGCGGCAACCCAGCTCGTTCAGGTCAAGAAGGTGCCTGTCATCATCGGCGGTATCATCTCGTCGGTGTCGATTCCGATCCTGACATCGGTTACAGCGCCTGCCAAGGTCGTGCAGATCTCGCCTGCCTCCTCGTCCCCGACGCTTACGGCGCTCGGGCGCGATGGCAAGACCAACGGCATCTTCTTCCGCACGATCACGTCCGATGCGCTGCAGGGCGTTGCCGCTGCCAAATACGCAGTCGACAAGGGTTTCAAGAAGCTCGCCATCATCCACGTCAACAGCGACTTCGGCGTCAACATGTCGGCCGAATTCTCGCGCGCCTACAAGGCGCTCGGCGGTACGATCATCTCCGACACGCCTTACAACGAAAAGCAGTCGAGCTACGCTTCGGAAGTCACCGCTGCCATGTCCGGCACCCCGGATGGCCTCTACCTGATCAGCACCCCGGTCGACGGAGCGACGATTGCCCGTACCTGGGTCTCGCAGGGCGGGGTGCAGAAATTCCTGCTCAACGACGGCATGAACAGCCCTGACTTCATCGAGTCTGTCGGCGCCGATTACCTGAAGGAAGCCTACGGCACGTCTTCCGGCACCAGCCCGACGGCCTCGACCGATTATTTCATGAAGAACTACAAGGATTTCTCGGGTATCGAGCCGTCCAATCCGGCAGCCGACCGCTCCTATGATGCCGGTGCCATTGCCGGTCTTGCCATCGCCATTGCCGGCTCGGAAGATCCTGCCAAGATCAAGGACGCGATCTACAAGACCGTCGATCCGTCGGGAACGCCGATCTATGCCGGCAAGGAAGAGTTCACCAAGGCACTCGCCTTGATCAAGGATGGCAAACCGATCCGCTACGAAGGCGTCATCGGTCCCGTCGCCTTCGACAAATACGGCGATATCACCGGCCCGTTCCGTCTCTGGAAGATTGCCGACGGCAAGGTCGCCACCGATGGTGAGATGTCGACCGACGACGTCAACAAGCTGCAGGCGACGCTCAACAAGTAA
- a CDS encoding multidrug effflux MFS transporter, translating to MTPFFRIALILGLLSAIGPFAIDMYLPALPSIGHDLGAPDNLVQMSLLAFFIPFAAFQLLYGPLADMYGRKAPLYIGIGLFAVASIGCALATNIEMLIAFRFLQGIGGAAGMVVPRAVVRDMHVGVQAARLMSLLMLVFSISPILAPLTGSAVIAFFGWRGVFWAVTIAAFIGLVLLSTQLAETRSREDRAGSSFRSAMAAYVYLLGDRTFMTLSLIGSFGISSFLVYLANSPFVLINHYGLTPTQYSFAFSVNAVSFFAVSQLTGRLGQRYGLVRVMRVAVTGFAASMVGLVAAMSLGFEQLPVLVAFLFVGFGFLGLVIPTTAVLALEEHGAIAGTASALMGTLQFTTGAIAMVLASLFANGTAVPMTVAIACAAVTAFLLAQLTMGRHASGVKAAAE from the coding sequence ATGACACCCTTCTTTCGCATCGCGCTGATTCTTGGCCTTTTGTCAGCAATCGGGCCTTTTGCCATCGACATGTACCTGCCGGCGCTGCCATCCATTGGCCATGACCTCGGTGCGCCGGACAATCTGGTTCAGATGAGCCTGCTTGCCTTCTTCATTCCCTTCGCTGCCTTTCAACTGCTCTATGGGCCGCTGGCCGATATGTACGGCCGCAAGGCGCCGCTTTATATCGGCATTGGCCTGTTTGCCGTCGCCAGTATCGGATGCGCTCTGGCTACCAATATCGAAATGCTAATTGCCTTCCGCTTTCTTCAGGGCATCGGCGGTGCTGCCGGCATGGTGGTGCCTCGGGCGGTCGTCCGCGACATGCATGTGGGCGTGCAGGCGGCGCGGCTGATGTCGCTGCTGATGCTGGTGTTCAGCATATCGCCCATCCTGGCGCCGCTGACCGGCAGCGCGGTCATTGCCTTCTTCGGCTGGCGCGGTGTCTTCTGGGCTGTGACAATCGCTGCCTTCATTGGCCTGGTCCTGCTCTCGACGCAGCTTGCCGAAACCCGCTCCAGAGAAGACCGCGCCGGCAGCAGTTTCCGCAGCGCGATGGCGGCCTATGTCTATCTGCTGGGGGACCGAACGTTCATGACGCTTTCCCTCATCGGCAGTTTCGGCATTTCCAGCTTCCTTGTCTATCTCGCCAATTCGCCCTTCGTGCTGATCAATCACTATGGACTGACACCCACGCAGTACAGCTTTGCCTTCTCCGTCAACGCCGTGTCGTTTTTTGCGGTGTCGCAGCTGACGGGGCGGCTTGGACAGCGCTACGGGCTTGTGCGCGTCATGCGCGTTGCCGTCACTGGCTTTGCTGCGTCGATGGTGGGTTTGGTCGCGGCAATGAGCCTCGGCTTCGAGCAACTACCGGTCCTTGTTGCCTTTCTGTTCGTGGGCTTCGGGTTTCTCGGCCTTGTCATCCCGACGACAGCGGTACTCGCACTTGAGGAGCATGGTGCCATCGCCGGCACGGCCTCGGCGCTTATGGGCACGCTGCAATTCACCACAGGCGCGATTGCGATGGTGCTGGCGAGTCTGTTCGCCAATGGAACAGCCGTGCCGATGACGGTAGCCATCGCCTGCGCTGCAGTGACTGCATTCCTGCTCGCGCAACTGACCATGGGTCGGCACGCCAGCGGCGTCAAAGCGGCCGCTGAATAG
- a CDS encoding glycosyltransferase family 25 protein, which translates to MSTLQPLPVYLINIARATERLQQVCSRGRELGIAIELVEGVDGLMVPEAQWVDVDQKRFGNRHGRRILPGEYGCYRSHLLALRQFIASGNEAAVIIEDDIALDGEFMARALAASRAVPDADMIKLVNHRWKGFRFHARSECGDTIGRCLFGPQGSTACYLVTRRGAEKIARSLAVMSLPWDVAIERGWDMNISVFSSKSNLVGFNKSQRETMIGRRRDYRAAKLAAWRRLPAHLFRTVDFFRRLAYVLGPRSSAQTSWYQPAAVPTQADS; encoded by the coding sequence ATGTCCACCCTGCAGCCTCTTCCGGTTTATCTCATCAATATCGCTCGGGCGACGGAAAGACTGCAGCAAGTTTGCTCTCGTGGCCGTGAACTCGGCATCGCCATTGAGCTTGTGGAGGGCGTCGACGGGTTGATGGTGCCAGAGGCGCAATGGGTCGATGTCGACCAGAAGCGCTTCGGTAACCGTCATGGCAGGCGTATTCTTCCCGGCGAGTACGGTTGCTACCGGAGCCATCTGCTGGCGCTACGCCAGTTTATCGCAAGTGGCAACGAAGCTGCCGTGATCATCGAGGATGACATCGCGCTTGATGGAGAATTCATGGCGAGGGCATTGGCCGCCAGTCGCGCTGTTCCTGACGCTGACATGATCAAGCTTGTCAATCACCGCTGGAAAGGCTTCCGCTTCCACGCCCGCAGCGAATGTGGTGACACCATCGGCCGCTGCCTGTTCGGACCACAGGGATCTACGGCTTGCTATCTGGTGACGCGGCGCGGTGCAGAGAAAATAGCCCGGTCGCTCGCGGTCATGTCCTTGCCGTGGGACGTCGCCATCGAGCGGGGATGGGATATGAATATTTCGGTTTTTTCCAGCAAGTCCAATCTGGTCGGCTTCAACAAATCACAACGCGAAACGATGATCGGCCGCCGCCGGGACTACCGTGCGGCCAAACTGGCTGCCTGGAGGCGCCTTCCGGCCCATCTTTTCCGCACCGTGGATTTCTTCCGCCGTCTCGCCTACGTGCTCGGACCTCGCTCCAGTGCGCAAACCAGCTGGTACCAACCCGCTGCGGTGCCGACGCAGGCAGATAGTTAG
- a CDS encoding TetR family transcriptional regulator, giving the protein MNTIADSSEVTRQENVGRILDCAERLFRHYGYAKTTVADIAKDLGMSTANIYRFFGSKVEIHQALCGRMLDSGYELALGAARKQASAADRLRALVHGQYKLTLDTMLDEEKVHEMVVVAIERDWHVIEKHIDRIHDVMAGIISEGIAAGEFAEQDPHIASKCLGAATVTLCHPQMVAQCLAKENRAMPDDLVEYAIRALR; this is encoded by the coding sequence ATGAATACCATCGCCGATTCCTCAGAGGTCACCCGCCAGGAGAATGTTGGGCGCATCCTCGATTGCGCCGAGCGGCTTTTCCGCCACTACGGCTATGCCAAGACAACGGTGGCCGACATCGCCAAGGATCTCGGCATGTCGACGGCAAACATCTATCGCTTCTTCGGCTCCAAGGTCGAAATCCACCAGGCGCTCTGCGGGCGGATGCTCGATAGCGGTTATGAGCTCGCCCTTGGCGCAGCGCGCAAGCAGGCGAGTGCCGCCGACAGGCTGCGTGCCCTGGTGCATGGCCAGTACAAACTCACCCTCGATACCATGCTCGACGAGGAGAAGGTCCATGAGATGGTCGTCGTCGCCATCGAGCGTGACTGGCATGTCATCGAAAAGCACATCGACCGCATCCACGACGTCATGGCCGGCATAATTTCCGAGGGGATCGCTGCCGGCGAGTTTGCCGAACAGGACCCCCACATCGCGTCGAAATGTCTTGGCGCGGCGACGGTTACCCTCTGTCACCCGCAGATGGTGGCGCAGTGCCTTGCCAAGGAGAACCGGGCGATGCCCGACGATCTCGTGGAATACGCCATTCGTGCCTTGAGATAA
- a CDS encoding TetR/AcrR family transcriptional regulator, producing MTNARTAPPQSIPAVRRGLSTKRVSVLTAATEVFCREGFSGACIDEIAEQAGVSRQTIYNHYRDKEALFVAIVEDITARTGEALSSTIATFPDMPADIAAEMTALVSLLVRNCLCNRDGRFMRKLLQSEGERYPQLFAAWRQKGSGLPAEVVSGLFARIAKAGLLDIDDADLAARQFLALIHADLQTTTLFGGIPGDEDVARAARNAVRTFLRAYSVPA from the coding sequence ATGACAAATGCGCGAACTGCACCACCGCAATCCATTCCAGCCGTCCGGCGGGGGCTGTCGACCAAGCGGGTCTCCGTTCTCACGGCCGCAACGGAAGTTTTCTGCCGCGAAGGTTTTTCCGGAGCTTGCATAGATGAAATCGCCGAGCAGGCCGGTGTGTCGCGCCAGACGATCTACAACCACTACCGCGACAAGGAAGCACTCTTTGTCGCCATCGTCGAAGACATCACGGCGCGCACCGGAGAGGCGCTTTCATCGACGATCGCCACTTTTCCAGACATGCCAGCCGACATAGCGGCGGAAATGACTGCATTGGTGTCCCTGCTGGTGCGCAACTGCCTCTGCAATCGCGATGGCCGCTTTATGCGCAAGCTGCTGCAGTCCGAAGGCGAGCGATATCCGCAGCTGTTTGCGGCGTGGCGGCAAAAAGGTTCCGGCTTGCCAGCAGAGGTCGTCTCTGGACTTTTTGCGCGCATCGCCAAAGCGGGTCTACTGGATATCGATGACGCCGACCTCGCGGCCCGGCAATTTCTGGCGCTTATCCATGCAGACTTGCAGACGACCACCTTGTTCGGCGGCATTCCCGGAGATGAAGATGTGGCGCGAGCAGCCCGCAACGCCGTGCGTACATTTCTCCGCGCCTACTCCGTACCGGCATAA
- a CDS encoding efflux RND transporter periplasmic adaptor subunit, with protein MISPIKLRLSSAFVLLMAAAVISGCNEKQAETKPVIRPVKVVEIAKAETTRTLDYSGSVRARTEMNLGFRVSGKIIERRVDIGQRVKPGDVLAKIDATDYALSVKRAEADRLSAEKQVQTATLSRDRAQQLFDKNVSSKSQLEQAQLAYDQAVATLDSAISSLEEAKNQVAYASLASDFNGIVTAVNADVGQVVSTGTPVITVAVDGEKEVAIAVPETDVGQFSVGKTVKARFWANDGLVFDGKVREVSGSADTQSRTFSVRISLPKDPRVLLGMTSTVEATAENAVPFVSVPLSALAEKDGRKVVWLVDRTTATVHSQDVRLAEFSGAGVRVSGGLKAGDLVVAAGTQFMAENMQVKLPDGSGQQAAAAEPVDAAASAAVMR; from the coding sequence ATGATTTCGCCCATCAAACTGCGCCTTTCATCCGCCTTTGTCCTCCTCATGGCTGCGGCCGTCATTTCCGGCTGCAACGAGAAACAGGCCGAGACCAAGCCTGTCATTCGTCCCGTCAAGGTCGTCGAGATTGCCAAGGCGGAAACAACGCGGACACTGGATTATTCCGGCTCCGTGCGGGCCCGGACCGAGATGAACCTCGGCTTTCGCGTCAGCGGCAAGATCATCGAGCGCCGGGTGGACATAGGTCAGCGCGTGAAGCCGGGCGATGTGCTCGCGAAAATCGATGCCACTGACTACGCATTATCGGTCAAGCGCGCGGAGGCGGATCGTCTTTCCGCCGAGAAGCAGGTCCAGACCGCAACGCTTTCTCGCGATCGCGCCCAGCAGCTGTTCGATAAGAACGTCTCCTCGAAGTCGCAACTCGAGCAGGCGCAGCTGGCTTACGACCAGGCCGTCGCAACGCTCGATTCGGCCATCTCGTCGCTCGAGGAGGCCAAGAACCAGGTCGCCTACGCCAGTCTCGCATCGGATTTCAATGGCATCGTCACCGCCGTCAATGCCGATGTCGGCCAGGTAGTCAGTACTGGTACGCCGGTGATCACCGTTGCTGTCGACGGAGAGAAGGAAGTTGCGATCGCCGTGCCGGAAACCGATGTTGGCCAGTTCAGCGTCGGCAAGACGGTCAAGGCGCGTTTCTGGGCGAACGACGGCCTCGTATTCGATGGCAAAGTGCGCGAGGTCTCCGGCAGCGCCGATACCCAATCGCGCACTTTCTCAGTCCGGATCAGCCTGCCGAAGGACCCGCGCGTGCTTCTCGGGATGACTTCTACCGTCGAGGCGACAGCGGAAAATGCGGTGCCCTTTGTCTCCGTACCGCTCAGTGCGCTTGCCGAGAAGGACGGTCGGAAGGTCGTCTGGCTGGTCGACAGGACGACAGCCACGGTGCATTCGCAGGACGTCAGGCTTGCCGAATTCTCGGGTGCCGGCGTTCGGGTATCCGGTGGCTTGAAGGCCGGCGATCTGGTCGTCGCCGCAGGCACGCAGTTCATGGCTGAAAACATGCAGGTCAAGCTACCCGATGGCAGTGGACAGCAAGCCGCCGCCGCAGAGCCTGTGGACGCCGCCGCGTCTGCGGCCGTCATGCGCTGA
- a CDS encoding efflux RND transporter permease subunit, which translates to MTTPTEPKQPFNLSRWAIGHPSIARFLFGLIIIAGALGLTHMGQKEDPDFTFRVMVVQAVWPGASIDEMEDQVVNKIERKLQETPHLDWVKSYTRAGSAIITVQVKGDTNAAEVNDAFYQVRKKVGDIQSELPSGLLGPYFNDEFGDTFITLHSISGTGYSYPELKKFAIQARDMLLTVPGVEKAVIIGDQPERIYIDVSSKALAERGLTLDTLRAAVTGQNSVDSAGSVDTGLRSVRISVEGDVKKIDDIRELRLKAGNQVTRLGDIATVYAGLQDPYTAKFKYNGHESVQVGVVMAKGYKVTDVGHSVDAVYQRFESSLPLGVAVDQIANQPDVVTDAVSEFMHALGEALVIVLIVSFVSIGWRSGLVIAIAIPLVLAATFAIMYEFGIDLQRISLGALIIALGLLVDDAMIVVELMERKLEEGMVKLDAASFAYTSTAFPMLTGTLITTAGFIPVGFAASTAGEYVRTLFYVVGIALVTSWFVAVYFTPWLGYMILKQRHHAGSHHDVFDTRFYRRLRGTVGWAVRHRIIVLSLTLLTFGTSLWAFQFIPQNFFPQSSRPEILVDLWLPEGTSIIEVEKQAAALEARIADNKDKRFVATYIGEGAPRFFLPLDQQLINPNFAQLLVLANDEPARERLIVKLRGILAADFPDIRAKVDRLFLGPPTGWPVQMRVLGPDRLEVRRIADQVKQRFAADPRMGAIHDDWLEPVPEMRLVIDQDRARALGVTSQRIRQVLAAAVTGASLGDFREGEETVSIVAREPEANRHLLSAVNSISVPSDAGGFVPLSQVAKVVPTMTLGLEWRRDRLPTITVRATLPDDVQANDVTTKLYADLKPLRDSLPPGYQIEVQGGTEDAAESQASIAAKAPIMLLVIVVLLMIQLQHFGKAMLVLATGPLGIIGAAAALLISGAPFGFVAILGVIALLGIIIRNSIILVDQIDQDIAAGMERQEAIIGSAVRRFRPIMLTALTAVLALIPISRGVFWGPLAYAMMGGILVATVLTIIVLPAAYALFFGKAPKSKAGKAETGAGAGDAQQHPMPPAMAAE; encoded by the coding sequence ATGACCACACCCACTGAACCCAAGCAGCCATTCAATCTCTCGCGCTGGGCAATCGGCCATCCGAGTATCGCCCGCTTCCTGTTCGGACTGATCATCATCGCCGGAGCCCTCGGCCTGACCCACATGGGCCAGAAGGAAGATCCCGATTTTACCTTCCGCGTCATGGTGGTGCAGGCCGTCTGGCCCGGTGCGTCGATCGACGAGATGGAAGACCAGGTGGTCAACAAGATCGAGCGCAAGCTGCAGGAGACGCCGCATCTCGACTGGGTAAAATCCTACACCCGCGCCGGCAGCGCCATCATCACGGTTCAGGTCAAGGGTGACACCAACGCGGCCGAGGTCAACGACGCCTTCTATCAGGTGCGCAAGAAGGTCGGCGATATCCAGAGCGAGTTGCCGTCAGGCCTCCTCGGACCCTATTTCAACGATGAATTCGGCGACACCTTCATTACGCTGCATTCGATCAGCGGCACCGGCTACAGCTATCCGGAGCTGAAGAAGTTCGCCATCCAGGCGCGGGACATGCTGCTGACCGTGCCGGGCGTCGAAAAAGCCGTGATCATCGGCGACCAGCCGGAGAGAATCTACATCGACGTCTCGTCGAAGGCGCTGGCCGAGCGCGGCCTAACGCTCGATACCCTTCGTGCTGCCGTCACGGGCCAGAACAGCGTCGATTCGGCCGGCTCCGTCGACACCGGCTTGAGGTCGGTGCGCATTTCCGTCGAGGGCGATGTCAAGAAGATCGACGATATCCGTGAGTTGAGGTTGAAGGCCGGAAACCAGGTGACGCGTCTCGGCGACATTGCCACCGTCTATGCGGGGCTGCAGGACCCCTACACGGCTAAGTTCAAGTACAATGGCCACGAGAGCGTGCAGGTCGGCGTGGTCATGGCCAAGGGCTACAAGGTCACCGACGTCGGTCATTCCGTCGATGCCGTCTACCAGCGGTTCGAATCGTCGCTGCCCCTCGGTGTTGCCGTCGACCAGATCGCCAACCAGCCCGATGTCGTCACCGACGCGGTCAGTGAATTCATGCATGCGCTGGGCGAAGCGCTTGTCATCGTGCTGATCGTCTCCTTCGTGTCGATCGGCTGGCGCTCGGGTCTGGTGATTGCCATCGCCATTCCGCTGGTGCTGGCCGCGACCTTTGCCATCATGTACGAATTCGGCATCGATCTGCAGCGCATTTCGCTGGGTGCCCTGATCATCGCGCTTGGCCTTCTCGTCGACGATGCCATGATCGTTGTCGAACTGATGGAGCGCAAGCTGGAGGAGGGGATGGTCAAGCTCGATGCCGCCAGCTTTGCCTATACATCAACCGCATTCCCGATGCTGACGGGAACACTCATCACCACGGCAGGCTTCATCCCGGTCGGCTTTGCCGCGTCCACCGCCGGCGAGTATGTCCGCACCCTGTTCTATGTGGTCGGCATTGCGCTGGTGACGTCCTGGTTCGTCGCCGTCTATTTCACGCCGTGGCTCGGCTACATGATCCTGAAGCAGCGTCATCATGCGGGCAGCCACCACGACGTCTTCGATACCCGCTTCTACCGTCGCCTGCGCGGCACTGTCGGCTGGGCCGTGCGGCACCGCATCATCGTCTTGTCGCTGACGCTGCTAACCTTCGGCACCAGTCTCTGGGCCTTCCAGTTCATTCCGCAGAATTTCTTTCCGCAGTCGTCGCGGCCTGAGATCCTTGTCGACCTGTGGCTACCCGAGGGCACCAGCATCATCGAGGTCGAAAAGCAGGCGGCAGCGCTGGAGGCCCGGATTGCCGACAACAAGGACAAGCGTTTTGTGGCCACCTATATCGGAGAAGGCGCGCCGCGCTTTTTCCTGCCGCTCGACCAGCAGCTTATCAATCCGAACTTCGCGCAACTGCTCGTGCTTGCCAACGATGAACCCGCTCGTGAGCGGCTGATCGTCAAGCTGCGCGGCATTCTCGCCGCAGACTTCCCTGACATCCGCGCCAAGGTCGACCGGCTGTTCCTCGGTCCGCCGACCGGCTGGCCCGTGCAGATGCGGGTGCTTGGCCCCGACCGTCTCGAGGTTCGTCGTATCGCCGACCAGGTGAAGCAGCGTTTCGCCGCCGATCCCCGCATGGGTGCGATCCACGATGACTGGCTTGAACCGGTGCCGGAAATGCGCCTGGTGATCGACCAGGATCGGGCAAGGGCCCTCGGCGTCACGTCGCAGCGTATTCGCCAGGTGCTGGCCGCTGCCGTCACCGGAGCATCGCTCGGCGACTTCCGCGAAGGGGAAGAGACCGTATCGATCGTGGCACGCGAGCCGGAAGCCAATCGGCATCTGCTGTCTGCGGTCAATTCCATCTCCGTGCCGAGCGATGCCGGCGGTTTCGTGCCGCTGTCGCAGGTGGCAAAGGTCGTGCCGACCATGACGCTTGGGCTGGAATGGCGCCGCGACCGCCTGCCGACGATCACGGTGCGGGCTACGCTGCCCGACGATGTGCAGGCAAACGACGTGACGACAAAACTCTACGCCGACCTGAAGCCGCTCCGCGACAGCCTGCCGCCCGGCTATCAGATCGAGGTGCAGGGCGGTACCGAGGATGCTGCGGAAAGCCAGGCCTCCATTGCCGCCAAGGCACCGATCATGCTGCTCGTCATCGTCGTGCTCCTGATGATCCAGTTGCAGCACTTCGGCAAGGCGATGCTTGTGCTGGCGACAGGACCGCTCGGCATCATCGGAGCCGCTGCTGCACTCCTGATCAGCGGTGCTCCGTTCGGTTTCGTCGCTATTCTCGGCGTTATCGCACTGCTCGGGATCATCATCCGCAACTCGATCATCCTCGTCGACCAGATCGACCAGGATATCGCTGCGGGCATGGAGCGTCAGGAGGCGATCATCGGATCTGCCGTGCGCCGTTTCCGGCCGATCATGCTGACCGCGCTGACCGCCGTGCTGGCGCTGATCCCGATCTCGCGTGGCGTGTTCTGGGGGCCGCTCGCCTATGCGATGATGGGCGGTATCCTGGTGGCCACCGTCCTGACGATCATCGTCCTGCCCGCGGCTTACGCGCTGTTCTTCGGCAAGGCGCCGAAATCGAAGGCCGGCAAGGCCGAGACCGGTGCCGGTGCAGGCGACGCACAGCAACACCCGATGCCACCGGCAATGGCTGCGGAGTAG